The following proteins are co-located in the Arctopsyche grandis isolate Sample6627 chromosome 3, ASM5162203v2, whole genome shotgun sequence genome:
- the LOC143909213 gene encoding uncharacterized protein LOC143909213: MLSSKSKICKEIVESLNPPFCQYHKLVLCPAPDAFGTPGPSPLAPSTPRGLRPQRLRRTEAFAPSPPDAPGASDPLGPAPPATPNPRGNEKKLVILDDLIWENEIDIDSLPNVCNSSAINEASKWKSNASKQGDLIENADSLVHGNEICSSNNDISFEKLPSTNTLYNIKSYNTECKSRPFINESTFYKCRPCSKLFNSISSYNRHLKIDCDHKRDECDISLKSFTSKFVLAEHLKNHTGIKPYTCDICLKTFVNNCRLTEHSNSHSGLKPYECEICLKSYNMKAKLVQHLKSHTEDKRYECDICFKSYTSKSALTRHLNNHTGIKPYACYICLKTFVSKYSLTEHTISHSGLKPHECEICLKSFTTRRYLLIHLKCHTGEKRYECGICLKSFCSKQSLDKHIINHSEVRPFKCEICLKSFATKSYFMVHLKCQTGEKRYECGICLKSLSSKDCLVKHIKIHSALKPLKWFNAL; this comes from the exons ATGTTAAGTTCCAAATCTAAAATTTGCAAGGAAATTGTTGAATCGCTGAATCCTCCCTTCTGTCAATAtcataaactagtgttgtgccc cgcccccgatgccttcggcaccccggggccttcgcccctagCGCCCTCGacgccccggggccttcgcccccagcgcctccGACGCACCGAGGCCTTCGCTCCCAGCCCTCCCGacgcccccggcgcctccgaCCCCCTGGGACCAGCGCCCCCGGCTACTCCGAATCCCCggggaaatgaaaaaaaattagttaTTCTGGATGACTTGATATGGGAAAATGAGATTGATATTGATTCGTTACCAAACGTTTGTAATTCCTCAGCAATCAATGAGGCTAGTAAATGGAAATCAAATGCTTCAAAACAAGGCGACTTAATAGAAAATGCAGATTCACTG GTGCATGGTAACGAAATTTGTTCGAGTAATAACgatatttcatttgaaaagcTTCCGTCGACgaatactttatataatataaaatcttacAATACGGAATGCAAGTCGAGACCTTTCATAAATGAATCCACATTTTACAAATGTCGCCCTTgttcgaaattatttaattctatatCTAGTTATAACAGACATCTAAAAATTGACTGTGATCATAAGCGTGACGAGTGTGACATTagtttgaaatcatttactaGTAAATTTGTTCTTGcagaacatttaaaaaatcacacTGGGATAAAACCCTACACTTGTGatatatgtttaaaaacatttgtTAACAACTGTAGGCTTACGGAACATAGCAATTCTCACAGTGGACTAAAACCATATGAATGCGAaatctgtttaaaatcatataacaTGAAAGCTAAACTTGTACAACATTTGAAATCTCACACTGAGGATAAGCGTTAtgagtgtgacatttgttttaaatcatatacTAGTAAATCGGCCCTTACAAGACATTTAAATAATCACACCGGGATAAAACCCTACGCTtgttatatatgtttaaaaacatttgtTAGCAAATATAGTCTTACGGAACATACCATTTCTCACAGTGGACTAAAACCACATGAATgcgaaatatgtttaaaatcattcactacCAGACGTTATTTGTTGATACATCTGAAATGCCACACTGGGGAAAAACGTTACGAATGTGGCATTTGTCTGAAATCGTTTTGTAGTAAACAATCCCTTgataaacatattataaatcACAGTGAAGTAAGACCATTCAAATgcgaaatatgtttaaaatcattcgctACCAAAAGTTATTTCATGGTACATCTGAAATGCCAGACTGGGGAAAAACGTTACGAATGTGGCATTTGTCTGAAATCGTTATCTAGTAAAGACTGCCTTgtgaaacatattaaaattcacAGTGCATTAAAACCATTAAAATGGTTTAATGCActgtga